From a single Nostoc sp. MS1 genomic region:
- a CDS encoding chloride channel protein produces the protein MLPDNRDRTDQSPRRKFFQLFGLARRNPLVISRWVLRWVVVGTVCGLFAGLYWNILELLTHQLEKFTGISLLIVMPIAGLIIGLVIHFLGNPGEIAVIVDNIHFRGGRLDTRKNPSMILASLVSIAAGGSAGPEAPLVQVTGSFGTWVGDRLRLEGEDLRSMSLAAMAAGFTALFGAPLGGAMFALEILHHQHIVEYYEALMPAIVASCASYLVFAFITRLGIAPTWHFPQYRLDNIDDFALAILFGIIGAIAAWIFMAIFRGCNRLLTMLPGPIYIRTTIAGLGLGTLAVFLPLTRYFGHEELDSVLSTNFPAVFLLILALGKMASISITVTGGWRGGFIIPLFFTGACIGKAVAILVPGLNPALAMICTMAAINAAVTRTPISTTLLLSKLTNFTPFTPILFASLIGFFLAPKAPLIESQLKIQQSLEEILE, from the coding sequence ATGCTACCTGATAACCGCGATCGCACAGACCAATCTCCACGCAGAAAGTTTTTCCAACTTTTTGGACTAGCAAGGCGTAACCCTCTGGTAATTTCGCGGTGGGTTTTACGCTGGGTAGTGGTAGGGACTGTATGTGGTTTGTTTGCAGGGTTGTACTGGAATATTCTAGAACTGCTAACTCATCAACTAGAAAAGTTTACAGGTATAAGTCTGCTGATAGTTATGCCAATAGCTGGGTTAATTATTGGCTTAGTCATCCATTTTTTAGGGAATCCAGGGGAAATTGCTGTAATTGTCGATAATATCCATTTTCGTGGCGGACGGTTGGACACACGTAAAAATCCGTCCATGATTCTCGCTTCTTTGGTGAGTATTGCGGCTGGCGGTAGCGCAGGGCCGGAAGCCCCATTAGTCCAGGTTACAGGTTCTTTTGGGACTTGGGTAGGCGATCGCTTGCGTCTCGAAGGCGAAGACCTCAGATCCATGAGTTTAGCAGCAATGGCGGCTGGCTTTACTGCCTTATTTGGTGCGCCTTTGGGCGGGGCGATGTTTGCCCTAGAAATACTCCACCATCAGCATATCGTGGAATACTATGAAGCTTTGATGCCAGCTATTGTTGCTAGTTGCGCTAGTTATCTAGTATTTGCCTTCATCACCCGTTTAGGAATTGCGCCCACTTGGCATTTTCCCCAGTATCGTCTAGATAACATCGATGACTTTGCTTTAGCCATTCTGTTTGGTATTATTGGGGCGATCGCCGCATGGATTTTCATGGCAATTTTTCGCGGTTGTAACAGATTATTAACCATGCTTCCCGGCCCCATATATATCCGCACCACAATAGCCGGATTGGGTTTAGGTACGCTAGCAGTTTTCTTACCCCTAACCCGCTATTTTGGACATGAAGAATTAGATTCAGTTTTAAGCACTAACTTTCCTGCGGTTTTCCTGTTGATTTTAGCCTTGGGTAAGATGGCATCTATCAGCATCACAGTCACAGGAGGCTGGCGGGGTGGGTTTATTATTCCCTTATTTTTCACTGGCGCTTGTATAGGTAAAGCAGTCGCAATTTTAGTTCCCGGTCTGAATCCCGCACTGGCTATGATTTGTACAATGGCAGCTATTAATGCAGCCGTGACACGCACACCAATCAGTACTACTTTATTGTTATCAAAATTGACGAATTTTACTCCATTTACGCCAATTCTTTTTGCTAGTTTAATCGGCTTTTTTCTAGCACCAAAAGCACCGTTAATTGAATCTCAACTCAAGATACAGCAATCTCTTGAAGAAATTTTAGAATAA
- a CDS encoding histone deacetylase, with amino-acid sequence MFPVIYSDEFLDHKTGNYHPEKPERLKAIVQALKDAAFAEKIAWREPTPALENSSVMQLLVNVHSPAYINKIKEIATTGGGYLDGDTPVSPRSYDVALLAVSAWLDGINTVLTSQNPAFVLARPPGHHAESDAGMGFCLFSNAAIAAYYALEMQGINRVAIIDWDVHHGNGTQAIVETNPQIAYCSLHQYPCYPGTGRATERGFHDNVLNLPIPPGSDIGVYQPLWEKKVVPFLTEFQPDFLIVSAGYDANADDPLASVNLQPQDFGLFTNYCLGITRKILFGLEGGYDLDTLSQSVVATINSCLV; translated from the coding sequence ATGTTCCCAGTTATCTATTCCGATGAGTTTCTAGACCATAAAACCGGAAATTACCACCCAGAAAAACCAGAACGGTTAAAAGCAATTGTTCAAGCTTTAAAGGATGCGGCTTTTGCTGAAAAAATCGCTTGGCGTGAACCTACACCAGCACTGGAAAACTCATCGGTAATGCAGCTTTTGGTTAACGTTCATAGTCCCGCTTACATCAATAAAATCAAAGAAATTGCGACTACTGGCGGCGGTTATCTGGATGGTGATACTCCTGTTTCTCCCCGTAGCTATGATGTGGCTTTATTGGCGGTGAGTGCTTGGTTGGATGGAATTAATACGGTACTTACTTCACAAAATCCGGCTTTTGTGCTGGCGCGTCCACCAGGACACCATGCAGAAAGTGATGCGGGGATGGGATTTTGTCTATTTTCTAATGCAGCGATCGCAGCTTATTATGCCTTAGAAATGCAGGGGATTAACCGCGTCGCTATCATTGATTGGGATGTACATCATGGTAATGGTACGCAGGCGATCGTCGAAACTAACCCGCAAATTGCCTATTGTTCTCTCCATCAATACCCCTGTTATCCAGGTACGGGTAGGGCTACAGAACGGGGTTTTCATGATAATGTGTTAAATCTGCCGATTCCACCCGGTAGTGATATTGGTGTATATCAGCCATTGTGGGAAAAAAAGGTAGTCCCGTTTTTAACTGAGTTTCAACCAGATTTTTTGATAGTTAGTGCGGGTTATGATGCTAATGCTGATGATCCTTTAGCTAGTGTGAATCTACAACCACAGGATTTTGGTTTATTTACTAACTATTGTTTAGGGATTACTCGCAAAATCTTATTTGGCTTAGAGGGTGGCTATGACTTGGATACGCTTTCTCAGTCTGTTGTAGCGACTATTAATAGTTGTTTGGTTTAA
- a CDS encoding cupin domain-containing protein, which produces MITTSLNDLPEEPVSHNPEIKKKVMLRLGDLPHLTNFSQASFAPGQTAAAHAHQDMCEVFFVESGAGVIRINGQDYPLLPGNCVAIEPGETHEVINNGVTELVLTYFGLRVEIGET; this is translated from the coding sequence ATGATTACTACGTCCCTAAATGACCTACCCGAAGAACCTGTTTCACACAACCCAGAAATTAAGAAAAAAGTTATGTTGAGGTTGGGTGATTTACCACACCTCACCAACTTTTCTCAAGCCAGCTTCGCCCCAGGACAAACCGCAGCAGCCCACGCCCACCAAGATATGTGCGAAGTCTTCTTCGTCGAATCTGGCGCAGGAGTAATTCGGATCAATGGTCAAGACTACCCCTTACTTCCAGGTAACTGTGTAGCCATAGAACCAGGGGAAACTCACGAAGTAATTAACAATGGTGTAACCGAACTCGTACTAACTTATTTTGGCTTGCGAGTAGAGATTGGGGAAACTTAA
- a CDS encoding glycerol-3-phosphate acyltransferase, with protein sequence MRELWGALVILIICPLLGALPLISWITYALKKRHLAQIGTKNISVSAAFYHGGKLAGVLAVVSEALKGIAAVYIARAFFPEGSFWELLSLIALVLGRYLMGRGAGTTNVVWGMLVHDPLAAIFVTLLAIISFTLLQSRNLVKYGVLFVFPIFIVLLHAEDFPKIITAVALAGLLWWIYQRIPDDLDLSSQEADSESQPVFEYLRGSDTILTLDDELNQAIVGQKAATLSQIKRWGYQVPKGWVLVPGNDPEQLLQFLQPSELSPLVVRSSAIGEDSEQASAAGQYLTVLHVTNEQQLQQAITEVRESYNNPSAVQYRRDRGLPDTAMSVLIQQQVQCAYSGVAFSRDPITQQGDAVIIEALPGSPTQVVSGKVTPEQYRAFVVEADNLSSVKLEGTGRVPQALIKQVAYLARRLEKRYLGVPQDIEWSYDGQTLWLLQTRPITTLLPIWTRKIAAEVIPGVVHPLTWSINRPLTCGVWGDIFTIVLGDRATGLDFTETATLHYSRAYFNASLLGDIFLRMGLPPESLEFLTRGAKISKPPLQSTIQNFPGLLKLLKQELNLEKDFKQDYQNVFIPGLSQLANASLEEQEIAELLSGIDFNLDLMRRGTYYSILAPLSAAIRQGIFRVKDEQIDNSVTPEVAALRSLRALAVDAKQVLPECEPEQVFDKLKQTPEGEKILYEFNELLEDYGYLSDVGTNIAVPTWKEDPQPIKQLFVQLIQLSEPEKAELEASKAHPPKRKRGTVQRRVDIKGRVTEVYSRLLAELRWRFVALEKILLKSGLLKQAGDIFFLELDELRRLLADADEELKANLTEQIKFRRSQFHQDSLIEQVPLVVYGNIPPHPADAAEVYSDQILEGIPASHGQAEGRIKVVRNLQNLPDIDKDTILVVPYTDSGWAPLLVRAGGIVAEAGGRLSHGAIVAREYGIPAVMDVKGATWILQDGQRVRIDGSRGIVELSNDLRPE encoded by the coding sequence ATGAGAGAACTTTGGGGTGCCTTAGTTATATTAATTATCTGTCCCCTGTTGGGCGCGTTACCGTTAATTTCCTGGATTACTTACGCGCTCAAGAAGAGACATTTGGCTCAAATTGGTACAAAGAATATCAGTGTTTCCGCCGCTTTTTACCACGGTGGGAAACTAGCAGGGGTTTTAGCGGTTGTCTCAGAAGCCTTAAAAGGGATCGCAGCCGTTTACATTGCGCGTGCTTTCTTCCCTGAAGGTTCGTTTTGGGAACTACTATCCCTCATCGCCTTGGTACTTGGTAGGTACTTAATGGGGAGAGGGGCGGGAACAACCAACGTCGTCTGGGGAATGTTAGTACATGATCCTCTAGCAGCAATATTTGTTACTCTATTAGCAATTATCAGCTTCACGCTTTTACAGTCGAGAAATCTAGTAAAGTATGGAGTCCTATTTGTGTTTCCCATATTTATAGTGCTGCTTCATGCCGAAGATTTTCCCAAAATTATCACGGCTGTAGCCCTAGCAGGACTGCTATGGTGGATTTATCAACGGATTCCTGATGACCTGGATTTATCGTCTCAAGAAGCAGATTCAGAATCACAACCAGTATTTGAGTATTTACGCGGTAGTGACACAATTCTCACTCTTGATGATGAGTTAAATCAAGCGATTGTAGGACAGAAGGCTGCTACCTTATCCCAGATTAAACGCTGGGGTTATCAAGTCCCCAAGGGTTGGGTACTTGTCCCTGGTAATGACCCAGAACAATTATTACAATTTCTACAACCTTCCGAATTATCGCCCTTGGTAGTCCGTTCTTCCGCCATTGGGGAAGACTCCGAACAGGCTTCGGCGGCTGGGCAATATTTAACAGTGCTGCACGTTACCAACGAGCAGCAACTACAACAAGCTATTACAGAAGTTAGAGAATCATATAATAATCCATCGGCTGTGCAGTATCGCCGCGATCGCGGTTTACCAGACACAGCCATGTCAGTTCTCATTCAGCAACAAGTCCAATGCGCCTATTCTGGCGTAGCTTTTAGCCGAGATCCCATCACCCAACAAGGCGATGCGGTAATTATCGAAGCTTTACCTGGTAGCCCCACTCAAGTAGTATCTGGGAAAGTTACACCCGAACAGTACCGGGCTTTTGTGGTTGAGGCTGATAACTTGTCCTCAGTGAAATTAGAAGGGACGGGACGAGTACCGCAGGCGTTAATTAAACAAGTAGCATATCTAGCCCGTCGCCTAGAAAAGCGTTACTTGGGAGTACCGCAGGATATCGAGTGGAGTTACGACGGACAAACCTTGTGGTTATTGCAAACAAGACCAATTACCACCCTACTACCAATTTGGACAAGGAAGATTGCCGCAGAAGTAATTCCTGGGGTGGTGCATCCCTTAACTTGGTCGATTAATCGTCCCTTAACTTGTGGAGTTTGGGGTGATATATTCACCATAGTATTAGGCGATCGCGCTACAGGTTTAGATTTTACAGAAACAGCAACTCTGCATTACTCTAGAGCTTATTTTAACGCCTCCCTCTTAGGAGATATCTTCTTGAGAATGGGATTACCACCAGAGAGCCTGGAGTTTTTGACTAGAGGCGCGAAAATAAGTAAACCGCCGTTGCAGTCAACTATACAAAATTTCCCAGGACTGCTGAAGTTACTCAAACAGGAACTCAACTTAGAAAAGGACTTTAAACAGGATTACCAAAACGTATTTATTCCTGGGTTGTCCCAATTAGCGAATGCGTCTTTAGAAGAACAGGAAATAGCAGAACTATTATCCGGGATTGATTTCAACCTAGATTTGATGCGTCGTGGCACTTATTATAGTATTTTGGCTCCTTTGAGCGCCGCCATCAGACAGGGAATTTTCCGCGTCAAAGACGAGCAAATTGACAACAGCGTCACCCCGGAAGTAGCAGCCTTACGTTCCCTAAGAGCTTTAGCGGTGGATGCGAAACAGGTATTACCAGAATGTGAACCTGAACAAGTCTTTGATAAATTGAAACAAACTCCAGAAGGAGAGAAAATTCTTTATGAATTTAACGAACTTTTGGAAGATTATGGCTATTTAAGCGATGTAGGCACGAATATAGCCGTTCCCACTTGGAAAGAAGACCCCCAACCCATCAAGCAATTATTTGTCCAGTTAATTCAACTCAGCGAACCAGAAAAAGCCGAATTAGAAGCCAGTAAAGCTCATCCACCCAAGCGCAAACGCGGGACAGTACAACGCCGGGTAGATATTAAAGGACGAGTCACCGAAGTTTATTCACGCTTACTTGCAGAATTACGCTGGAGATTCGTAGCTTTAGAAAAGATTTTGTTGAAATCTGGCTTACTTAAGCAAGCTGGCGATATCTTCTTTTTGGAGTTGGATGAATTGCGGCGTTTATTAGCCGATGCAGATGAGGAATTGAAGGCTAACTTAACCGAACAGATCAAATTTAGGCGATCGCAATTCCATCAAGATAGTTTAATTGAGCAAGTTCCCCTGGTAGTTTACGGCAATATCCCGCCACATCCCGCAGATGCAGCAGAAGTATACTCTGACCAAATACTAGAAGGTATACCCGCCAGTCATGGACAAGCCGAAGGCAGAATCAAAGTGGTGCGGAACCTACAAAACCTACCAGACATCGACAAAGATACAATCTTAGTAGTACCTTATACCGATTCTGGCTGGGCCCCTCTGTTGGTAAGAGCCGGAGGAATAGTTGCAGAAGCTGGAGGTAGACTTTCCCACGGGGCGATCGTTGCGAGAGAATACGGTATTCCTGCCGTCATGGATGTTAAAGGTGCAACATGGATTCTCCAAGACGGTCAACGGGTGAGAATTGACGGCTCTAGGGGTATTGTGGAATTATCCAACGATTTAAGACCAGAATGA
- a CDS encoding IS630 family transposase (programmed frameshift) has translation MAKKYIVDLNEEEVSQLQAIIKKGKHKARTITRANILLMASEGETDQAIASIVRAHVATVQRIREKFVIGGLDFALKDEVHPPKPKKLDEKQEAFLIATACSNPPVGRVRWTMQLLADHLVNVGIIDSISDETVRQTLKKNEIKPWLKQQWCIPEVNAEYVFRMEDVLDLYNEPYDPKRPVVCFDERPYQLVEEVRLPLPPEPEQPERYDFEYKRNGTVNLFACFQPLAGWRHIEVTERRTKVDFAKQMKNLVDVCYQDADVIRLVVDNLNIHTPSALYEVFPPEEARRIIQKLEFHYTPKHASWLNQVEIELSVLSRQCLERRIPNAETLTSEIAAWEKQRNQQKASVYWGFQTKDARRKMQRLYPTLT, from the exons ATGGCGAAAAAGTACATTGTTGACTTGAATGAAGAGGAAGTTTCTCAGCTACAAGCAATAATTAAAAAAGGTAAACACAAAGCAAGAACCATAACCCGTGCAAACATTCTTCTAATGGCTTCTGAAGGAGAAACGGATCAAGCGATCGCTAGCATAGTTAGAGCGCATGTTGCAACAGTGCAACGAATACGAGAAAAATTTGTCATTGGGGGGTTAGATTTTGCTTTAAAGGATGAAGTTCATCCACCAAAACCTAAAAAGTTAGATGAAAAACAAGAAGCATTTTTAATTGCCACTGCTTGTTCCAATCCACCAGTTGGAAGAGTACGTTGGACAATGCAATTATTAGCGGATCATTTAGTGAACGTTGGTATCATAGATTCAATTTCGGACGAAACAGTGCGTCAAACTTTAAAAAAAA ATGAAATCAAACCGTGGTTAAAACAACAGTGGTGCATTCCTGAAGTTAACGCAGAATATGTTTTCCGAATGGAAGATGTGTTGGATTTATACAATGAGCCTTATGATCCTAAACGTCCTGTAGTCTGCTTTGATGAACGTCCCTACCAACTAGTAGAAGAAGTAAGACTTCCTTTGCCACCAGAGCCGGAGCAGCCTGAACGTTATGATTTCGAGTATAAACGTAACGGGACAGTAAATTTATTTGCGTGTTTTCAACCCTTGGCAGGTTGGCGGCATATCGAAGTTACAGAACGTCGAACTAAAGTCGATTTTGCTAAACAGATGAAAAATTTAGTAGATGTTTGCTACCAAGATGCTGATGTTATTCGTTTGGTAGTTGATAACCTGAATATTCATACTCCCAGCGCATTATATGAAGTTTTTCCACCAGAAGAAGCACGTCGAATTATTCAAAAATTAGAGTTTCACTATACTCCTAAGCACGCTTCTTGGTTGAATCAAGTAGAAATTGAATTATCTGTTTTATCCCGCCAATGTTTAGAACGGCGTATTCCTAATGCAGAAACATTAACTTCTGAGATTGCCGCTTGGGAGAAACAACGTAATCAGCAAAAAGCCAGTGTCTATTGGGGTTTCCAAACCAAAGATGCTCGCCGAAAAATGCAGCGTTTATATCCAACTCTAACCTAG
- a CDS encoding 1-aminocyclopropane-1-carboxylate deaminase/D-cysteine desulfhydrase, whose translation MPLNFVPPPTQKIDSEIASSLGVEVYVLRLDLMHPWVNGNKWYKLKYNLAEAKEKGYTKLLTFGGAYSNHIFATAAAGKLLGFATIGVIRGEETLPLNSTLSFALQQGMQLVYVDRQTYRHKHSAELHADFKKRFGEVFIIPEGGSNLNGVRGCLEIVTAAMQVFDTVCVACGTATTLAGITLSLNSKQRVLGFPVLKSGGFLAQDIDNLVQNYLATGLPTPYTSPVPWELICDYHFGGYAKVKDELLLFSQQFQQTHGIPLDYVYTAKMFYGVMDLLKQGYFCSGDRLLLIHTGGLQGNTI comes from the coding sequence ATGCCGTTGAATTTTGTTCCTCCACCGACGCAAAAAATTGATAGTGAGATTGCTAGTAGCTTAGGTGTGGAAGTGTATGTATTACGCCTTGACTTAATGCACCCGTGGGTAAACGGTAATAAGTGGTATAAGCTAAAATATAATTTGGCTGAAGCGAAAGAAAAAGGTTACACAAAATTACTTACCTTTGGTGGTGCATATTCTAATCACATCTTTGCCACAGCCGCCGCAGGTAAGTTACTGGGATTTGCAACAATTGGTGTAATTCGTGGAGAAGAAACATTACCTTTAAACTCAACATTGAGTTTTGCTTTACAACAAGGTATGCAGCTTGTTTATGTTGATCGTCAAACTTATCGACACAAGCACAGTGCTGAGTTACACGCAGATTTTAAAAAACGCTTTGGAGAAGTTTTTATTATTCCTGAAGGTGGTAGTAACTTAAATGGTGTACGCGGTTGTCTGGAAATAGTAACTGCGGCAATGCAAGTATTTGATACTGTGTGTGTAGCCTGTGGTACTGCGACAACTTTAGCAGGTATTACTCTATCACTTAACTCTAAACAGCGTGTGCTTGGTTTTCCTGTGTTAAAAAGTGGTGGGTTTTTAGCACAGGATATCGACAACTTAGTGCAGAATTATCTCGCAACTGGATTACCTACACCATATACTTCTCCTGTACCTTGGGAATTGATTTGTGATTATCATTTTGGAGGTTATGCCAAGGTGAAAGATGAGTTGTTATTATTTAGCCAGCAGTTTCAGCAAACCCACGGTATACCTCTAGATTACGTATACACCGCTAAGATGTTTTATGGTGTCATGGATTTGCTCAAGCAGGGATATTTTTGTAGTGGCGATCGCTTGTTATTAATCCACACTGGCGGGTTACAAGGCAATACAATTTGA